In one Sander lucioperca isolate FBNREF2018 chromosome 7, SLUC_FBN_1.2, whole genome shotgun sequence genomic region, the following are encoded:
- the LOC116060313 gene encoding DNA polymerase III PolC-type-like isoform X3 has product MANYETIVFFDLETTGLDTTVCDIIQVSAICGERVFNVYTLPRQTLTESAKQVTGFTVSDDCLFLRGAPVNTIPLVDALTSFIDFLRSFRRPVLLAAHNAKRFDAPVLNRVLRQLSLRKEFQKVVSGYVDTFLLSKNLYPGLRSHSQENMVRHFLGRTYNAHDAVEDATMLQELFNSWSPNEWHISRVTFST; this is encoded by the coding sequence ACACTACAGTGTGTGACATCATCCAGGTGTCAGCCATCTGTGGAGAGAGGGTCTTTAATGTCTACACCCTCCCCCGCCAGACCCTCACCGAGAGCGCCAAGCAGGTGACGGGCTTCACCGTCAGCGACGACTGCCTGTTTCTCCGCGGGGCTCCTGTTAACACCATCCCTCTTGTTGATGCTCTCACCTCCTTCATCGACTTCCTGCGCTCCTTCCGACGGCCCGTGCTGCTGGCAGCCCACAATGCAAAGCGGTTTGATGCACCTGTGCTCAACAGAGTGCTGCGACAGCTCTCCCTGCGGAAGGAGTTCCAGAAGGTGGTGTCTGGGTATGTGGATACCTTCCTGCTAAGCAAGAACCTCTACCCAGGTCTGCGCAGTCATTCTCAGGAGAACATGGTTCGCCACTTCCTGGGACGGACCTACAATGCCCATGATGCAGTGGAGGACGCCACAATGCTGCAGGAGCTGTTCAACTCATGGAGTCCCAATGAATGGCACATTTCAAGAGTTACCTTTTCCACCTaa
- the LOC116060313 gene encoding DNA polymerase III PolC-type-like isoform X4, with amino-acid sequence MAHNIIVFFDLETSGLDTTVCDIIQVSAICGERVFNVYTLPRQTLTESAKQVTGFTVSDDCLFLRGAPVNTIPLVDALTSFIDFLRSFRRPVLLAAHNAKRFDAPVLNRVLRQLSLRKEFQKVVSGYVDTFLLSKNLYPGLRSHSQENMVRHFLGRTYNAHDAVEDATMLQELFNSWSPNEWHISRVTFST; translated from the coding sequence ACACTACAGTGTGTGACATCATCCAGGTGTCAGCCATCTGTGGAGAGAGGGTCTTTAATGTCTACACCCTCCCCCGCCAGACCCTCACCGAGAGCGCCAAGCAGGTGACGGGCTTCACCGTCAGCGACGACTGCCTGTTTCTCCGCGGGGCTCCTGTTAACACCATCCCTCTTGTTGATGCTCTCACCTCCTTCATCGACTTCCTGCGCTCCTTCCGACGGCCCGTGCTGCTGGCAGCCCACAATGCAAAGCGGTTTGATGCACCTGTGCTCAACAGAGTGCTGCGACAGCTCTCCCTGCGGAAGGAGTTCCAGAAGGTGGTGTCTGGGTATGTGGATACCTTCCTGCTAAGCAAGAACCTCTACCCAGGTCTGCGCAGTCATTCTCAGGAGAACATGGTTCGCCACTTCCTGGGACGGACCTACAATGCCCATGATGCAGTGGAGGACGCCACAATGCTGCAGGAGCTGTTCAACTCATGGAGTCCCAATGAATGGCACATTTCAAGAGTTACCTTTTCCACCTaa